AAGAATCAGCTACAAAAGAGGAGAGAAAGGATCTTCCCAACATAAGGAAAGGTGAATTTGAAGGGTTGTTTGAAAAGATAAAAGATCCCAATTGGTATCCTGATTTTGGAGAGCCAGTTGTTCATCCCTCAGCAGGAGCAACAGTAATAGGAGCAAGGATGCCTTTAATTGCATATAACATAAATTTGGGGACATCCTCTGTGGAAATAGCAAATAAGATTGCAAGGGCAATAAGACACATAAGCGGAGGGTTAAGGTATGTGAGAGCCATGGGAGTTATGCTTGAGGATAGAAATATAGCTCAGGTTTCAATAAACATGATTAACTATCAAAAAACTCCCCTTTACAGAGTTATGGAGTTAGTTAAAGCTGAAGCTTCAAGGTATGGAGTAAATGTAATCGGGAGCGAAATTGTGGGTCTTGTTCCTGAAGAAGCTCTTTTTTCAGTGGCAGATTTTTACTTGAAGTTAGAAAATTTCTCTTTTGATCAGATTCTTGAAAGAAAAATCCACAAAGCTTTAGAAGAGAAAAAAACTTAGTTTTTATGGTTTTTATCAGTTGATAGTATTAAGCATAAAGTCATTCTAATGCTGGTGTATTCTGCTGGATTAAGAGTCGGAGGAGTGGTAAAATTATAAATAGAGGATATTGATAGTAAGAGAATGCTGATACACATTAGAGGCTACGAAGAGGTTGATAAGTGACAAAAATTGTCAATAGGTGTGGGTTTCTGGCACTTCAGCCAGATTGGGAATATCCGAAATACTTCGGATATAACCTCAAATTTAGGGGTATATCCGAATCTGTTTCGTATACAGAAAGTTATCCGCCATTGGGCAAGAATAAGGAGGTTAACGGTTAATGTTTAGGAAAGATCCCCATAAGCATGTCCATACTCACGGTGCCATAGACCCATCTGTTTTTACTACTCAAAGAGGAATTTGGGCTATCAAGTGGTCATTCTTTGGATTACTTGCTACTGCCTTATTTCAGGTTATTATCGTCTTACTTTCAGGAAGTGTGGCGCTGCTGGCCGATATGATTCACAACTTCGGTGATGCTGCTACTGCTATTCCGCTGTGGATTGCTTTTACGCTTGCGCGATGGAAACCCAGCAAACGGTTTACCTATGGCTACGGCCGTGTGGAAGACTTGGCAGGTGTAGCCATTGTACTTATCATCTTGTTCAGTGCCATTGTTGCGGGTTACGAATCGATTGATCGCCTCTTTCACCCAAGAGTGGTAGGGTATCTTTGGGCAGTGATCATCGCATCGGTGATTGGTTTCCTTGGCAATGAAGCTGTGGCACAGTTTCGCATCAAAGTTGGCAAAGAGATCGGCAGCGCCGCCCTCATCGCCGATGGCTATCACGCCCGTGTAGATGGCTTAGCCAGTCTGGCCGTCCTTTTCGGTGCAGTGGGAGTCTGGTTAGGATATTCATTAGCAGACCCTATTGTCGGTCTTCTTATTACTGCTGCAATCTTCCGAATCGTATGGGAATCTGGCAAGTCTGTTTTTACACGCCTACTTGATGGGGTGGAACCAGAGGTAATTGATGAGATTAAACATGCGGTGAATCACACCCCGGGGGTACTGGACATATCTGAAGTGCGGGTAAGATGGTTAGGCCACAGGCTTCATGCAGAGGTAAATATAGCCGTGAGTCCAGAACTTTCTGTTGAAAAAGGGCACGAGATCGCCACGGAGGCCCAACACCAGCTTTTGCATCATTTGCGCTATCTTTCCAATGCCACAGTCCATATTGATCCTATGAACGCATCAGGCGAGAAACATCATCGCATCGCTGAACATATACACGACGATTTACAAGCTCATTCACATTAACGGCCTTGACGATTAGATGGAAGAAGTATATTTTTTGATGTCAAAGAGTCTGCCGATAGGAAAAGGAGAAATAGAAAAGTAATTCTTTTAATTCGGTCATGTGGCTGGCGGAGAGGGCGGGATTCGAACCCGCGCTCCAATTATTCATCGGAGAATCGCTTAGCAGGCGACCCTGTTCAACCACTCCAGCACCTCTCCTTCCCAATGATAATATTATACAATATTTCTGTTATTTTTCAGCCTTTAAAGACATTTTTTATTCTAATCTTTTAAAACCCAAGATTCAATAGTAGAATTATACAAAAAATTTAAATAAGAAAGAAATTAAAATCTTGGCCGAGGAAGACGTCTCTTTTCTAAAACTTTTAATTTTAATTCCTCCAGTTTTGCCTTTTGTTCAGGGGTAAGAACTTTTTTCATGGAGAAAGTCATGGAGAAAATGGTTTTGTGAATATTTGCCTCTATGAGGTGGATCTGGTCGATCTTTTTTAAGGCCTCGTCGAAATTTTCCTTTTCGCTGAGAGATTGGAGTTCCAATCGAGCTTTCTCTAAAGATGATCTGAGGTCAATCAGCTTCACTCTTGAATCAGTGTATATTTTATCGAGAGATGTTACCTGCTCAGGAGTGAGGTTTAGCTCTTTAACAATTTTTTCTATTTTCCACCATTTTCCAAGCCTCAGCAGAGGTTTAGGTCCTACCTTTGGAGGTGGATCATCCTGGGGAACATCTTCCTGAGAAAACAAGAAGGCTGTAAAAAATAGAAGAATTAAAAGTAAACTCACTTTTTTTATCATAGTTTATCCTCCTTTTCATTTATTTTTAAAATATTTACTAATTCATCCAATTCGTCATTGTCTATCCATACTGATGAATTATAAATTTCAGGATATTCTTCCTTTAGAGTCTCTTCATAAATTTTTGATATGGTAATATCCTCCCCATAAAAATTATTTTCTTTTATGTTTCTTGATTGGCTAATGTAGATTATTGAAATGGAAGAGAACAATAATAAACTAAAATAGATAAGAAATTTTCTCCTTTTTTTCCTTTTATAAGACGGGAGTGTCTTATTCCAGAATTTTTCAATAAAATCATCACTGATATTTTTCTCTTCTATCATTTCGAAAATTTTCTTTATCCTTTCGTTTTCCATTTTTCTTCCTCCTGCTTAATGATTTTTTTTAATTTTTCCATTCCTCTGAACACATAAGTTTTTGTTGCTCCGACTGATGCATTTATCATCCTTGAGGTTTCCTCATAGGAGAAACCATAATATTTTGTTAATATAATTGATATTTTTTCTTTTGGCTTAAGAATATGGATGTATTCGTAAGGATTCAAGATAGAATTTTGATTATAGTTAGATAATTTTAATTTTTCGATGAATTTAAACATGAATAAATTTTGAATTTTATTTTTTCTTATCTTTTTCAATGCTTGGTTTGTGGCTATTCTGTACAACCAGGAAGAGAATGAGTTGAAAGGGATAAATCTTTTTTTATTTAAATAAACCTTAAGGAAAGTTTCCTGGACGATATCCTCAACTTCATTTTCATCTTTTAATATTTTATTCAAATAATTAAAAATTTTTTTGTAATATCTTTTCATAAGTATTTCAAATGCTTCACGGTTATTTTCTTTTCCTGCAACATATATCAAGAACTCATCCTTTTGACTGTCCAATTGGTCCAAGTTTAAGTTCATCTTCCTATCCATTTTAATATAACCCTTAAACAGATAAAAAAGTTTCACCAAAATTACATCTTTAAATTAAGCGCGTAACCATCCATTGAGCGATATATAGATGAGAATCTGAATTAATAGAGCTAAACAAAGAAATAAGTGAGCAGGAAGGGTGGCGGAGAAACCGAAGGTTCCTGAAAACTGTCACGAATGCGTAGCGGGCATGATCCCCTCACTTATTTTAAAGTATGAGTGAAATTAAAACCAATAGAAGATAATGTTTTTTGAATTATATATAAGTTATATATTCTTTCCCTTTTAATAAGTGAGGGGGAGCGAAGCATGAGTGCCGAGCTGTTATTTTCCTCGCTGGGGAAAATACAGCGTGTTTTCGGGTCACCCTTGCTGGTCACTCATTAACTAAGGGAATGGTTGACCTCTCGTTCTCATCCTTCCTGTCCATAAAAGATAAGTTAAATTTTCAAGGTCTCTGCTAAATGAAAAACATCAATTGGGAGGCCTTCTTTTTTTAGCCCTCCTTTTAGCTGGAAAATGCATCCTGGACAAGTTGTTACAACTTTATTGACGTTTGATTTCAGGATTGAATTTTTCTTTTTATTCCAGATTGATTCTGAAATATCCGGATAGAGGAATGAAAAGGCTCCTGAAAATCCACAACAGGTATATGGTTCATTCTCTTCGATAACATCGTATTCAGCTTTTTTTAGTAAATTCCTGGGCTCTTCTTTTACATGGATAAAATTAAGGGAATGACAGGGATGATGAAAGTATATTTTTTCATTTTCGGTTATAGTTTTTGGGATAAAGTTAAATTTTTCTAAGAATACTGAGAAATCATATATTATTTCTGAGAAAGCATGTATATTTTCTTCTATTATTTTTTTGTATTCATACTTGAGAATTCCATTTCCAGTAGGACAGAGAGTAACAATAAATTCAGGAGAGATTTTTCTGAAAACTTCAAAATTTTTTTTTGCCATATAATAAAGAGATTTTTTATCCCCTAAGTGTAATGCTGGCGCTCCACAACAAACCAGTTCTTCTGATGTGATGGGCTGAAACCCCATTTTTTCTATTATTCTAAAAGTTGAAATGCCGATAGAGGGATAGAAATCTCTTATGAGACATCCTAAAAACATCAATACTTTCTTTCGTTTATTTTCTTTTATAGATAATTTAATACCATCTCTTTTTATTGAAGGAAAATATTTATATTTTGACGAGGGCAGAACACTGTTAATTATAAAATCATCTTTTTTCCAGGGAATCTGGGCAAATGATAAGAATTCAAGGAGAGATTCTCTAAATTTGTTATTTTTAAAATAATTCATAAAAATTTTTTCTTTTACTCCTGAACCTCTTATATTCTTTAATTCACTGATCATATCAGGGACTGGGATTCCAGTAGGGCAGAATTCCTCACATTTCTTACAGTCGGAACAAAGATTTAAGTAAGGGAATGTTTCTTTGTGGGAGTTAATAACAGATGTTAAAGCAAGACCGATTCCTCCAGGATAAATAGGACCACTAAAAATCAGACCGCTTACCGAATTGTAAACAGGACAGATCGTCAGACATCCTCCGCATTTTATGCAGTAGAGAACTTTTTTCCAAAGTGTATCATCTATAATTTTTTTTCTTCCATTATCGATTAGGATTACATGAACTTCTTCAGGTCCATGAACTCCAATTGTTATTTCTTTTTCTATGTCCGCTGTTCTGCTCGGTCCTGTTATGAAAGATACGTAGGAGGTAATTTTCTGACCCGTGGCTGTTTTTGTTAAAACCTTAAGAATTTTTGCTGCCTCTTCGATCGAGGAGACGATTTTTTCTATGCTGATTAAAACTATATGGATAGGAGGAAGGGAGGTTACAAGTCTTGCGTTTCCTTCATTTGAGACAATCACCACAGTTCCTGTTTCAGCGATTCCTATGTTTGCTCCTGAAATTCCCATGTCAGCTTCTAAAAAATATTTCCTCAATTCTTTTTTTGCAAAATCAACAAGTTTTTTTATGTCTGGTTCAAATTCTTTATTAAACTTTCTTGAGAAAAGCTCAGCTACGTCCTCTTTGCTCATGTGAAGGGCAGGAGCTGTAAAATGAGTTGGTTTTTGATTGGAAAGCTGAATTATCCATTCCCCTAAATCTGTTTCTATAACTTTAAACCCTCTTTTTTCAAGGTGATGATTAAGTCCTATTTCCTCTGAAACCAGTGATTTTGATTTAACAATTAATTTTGCGTTCTTCTCCCTTGCTATTTTTTCTACGATTTTAAGGGCATCCTCTGATCTTTCAGCAAAGTAAAATTTTGACCCTGATTTTTTTACTTCTTGTTTGAATTTTTCAATTAGATAATCCAGATTTTCAATTGATTTTTCTTTTATCTCCTTTACCTGATTCTTTAAAGAATCAAAATCATATTCTTCAATCGATGTGAGGAAACCCTGATAAAAATGATTAAGTGAATTCTGAAGTGCTCTCTGGAGATTTTGATTTTTTAAGATTTTTTTTATTCTTCTTTTCAGTCTCCATTTTTTTAACATTCACCATTGCTCTCTTTCTTTTTTTATCTTTAAAAGATAATTGTAATCCACAAGAACTTCTCTTGGTTTACTTCCTTCGCCTGGACCTACAATTCCCTCTTCTTCCATTATGTCTATAATTCTTGCTGCTCGAGCAAACCCGAGTCGTAATTTTCTTTGCAGAAAAGAAGCTGAGGCAATTCTATGTTTGATAATGAGTTCCAGGGCTTCATAGTAAAGCTCATCTTTTTCTCTAAGGCTTTCATCGACCTGGAGCTCATCTTTTTTGTGTTCTTTCAGTATGGAGGTATCATATTTTGGTTTTTTCTGGGATTTGAGGAAATTTACCAATCTAAAAGTTTCTGCCTCAGATATATATGCTCCATGAATTCTTATCAATCTTGATGAAGTAGGAGGCATAAAAAGCATGTCTCCATTGCCGAGGAGTTTCTCTGCACCCATTGAATCGATTATTACTCTTGAATCAATTTTTGAAGGAACTCTTAAAGCTACTCTACTCGGAAGATTATTCTTTATCGTTCCTGTTATGATATCAGTTGAAGGTCTCTGAGTGGAAAGAATTAGATGAATTCCAACAGCCCTTGCCATTTGAGAAAGAGAGGTTATGGCATTTTCTACCTCAAGAGATTCTTTGCCGGTCATCAGGTCTGCAAGTTCATCCACAATTATAACAATGTAAGGTAAAGTCTTTATTGAATCATATGTATCGCTATTATCATTTTTTTCTGCTAACAACTGCTCAACTTTTAAATTGTATTGTTCGATATTTCTTGCATGAAGGGAAGCCAATTTTTTATTTCTTTCGTTCATTTCTTTAATCGTCCATTTAAGAACATTTATTGCCTGTTTTGGTTCTGTAACAGAGGGAGCTAAAAGGTGGGGTATTTCATTGTAAATTCCAAATTCTAACCTCTTTGGGTCAATCAGCACGAATTTTACTTCATCTGGAGAGGCTTTGTATAGGATACTCGTGATGATGCAGTTCAATGTCATGCTTTTTCCTGAGCCGGTTGCTCCTGCTATCAACAAATGGGGCATTACGGATAAATCTGTAATAAAAATTTCTCCTCTCACCATTTTGCCAAGCGCAATAGAAAGTTTAGATGGCGATTTTTGAAATTCTTCAGAGCCAATTATTTCTCTTAGGAAAATTTTTTCCCTTTTATCATTTGGAACTTCAATACCTATTGCAGACTTACCCGGGATTCTCTCTATTAAAATGCTTTCAGCTTTCAATGCAAGAGAAAGATCCTCTGTTCTTGAAAATATCTGGCTTATTTTGATACCTGCATCTGGAGTGTATTCATAGGTAGTTATGACCGGCCCTGGATGCATTTCTAACACTGATCCTTCGATGTAAAATTCTTTCAACTTTTCTTCGATAATTTTCTTTTTTTCTTTTAACTCCTTCTGGTTTATTTCTTCAGCATGAACAGGAGCATCTAAAAGAGATAAGGGAGGGAAAGTATACTCCTGTTCTTTTATCGATGGAAATAGAAGAGATTCTTCAGGAATTTCTTCTTTGACCTTTTTTATTTTATTTGGAGCTATCTTTTCTTTAAGAAAATTCGAAAGTTCTTCGGATATTTTCTCCTTTTTTTCTATCCTCTTCTTTTTTCTCTTTAACTTTGAGAAAAAAAATTTAAAAAATTGATAGATATACTTTAGAGGAAAATAAAGGATATTTAAGAGGATGGATAAAAACGTTCTGAAACTGAATTTTGTCAACAATATAATTGAAATTAAAGCAAGGGATGAAAATAGTATTATTGCTCCTGTATAATTCAGCCAATCGACAAAAATTTCTGAAATAAAATTTCCTAAAAATCCACCTGAATGGATTGGCTTCCCCCACCAATTCAGCTCTCTTTGGGTCATGTATAACAGGGAGCATATGGATACAACAAAAATTGAAAAGCTTATACTTTTTTTTAGTAATTTGTAAGATTTTTCAACAAATACAAGAATTCCTGCATAAAAAATAGCAAAAGGAAAGAAAAAGGAGGCAATACCAAAAATCTGGAAAAATAAAGAAGATAGGTAAGCTCCAAAAATTCCAATGAAATTTTTTGTTTTTTCATTTTTTGAGAAGGAAGTTTCCCATGAAGGGTCATCTGGATTGTAGCTTATTAGACTAAAAAATATTATCAGGGAAATTGCTATTAACACAATTCCAGTTATTTCAGAAATTAAGCTTGAATTTTTAGAGGTATCTTCCTTTTTGATTTTTATTTTCATAATTTTTCCCATTTTTAAATATATTATTAAAGCGAAGAGTTCAGGTCAAATAATTTCTTGGAGTTTTTCCATAGGGCATAGATTTTATCCATCGGGAGTTCTTCTGCTCTTTCCTGCCTTTCAATTTTTGATTTTTTTAACGTATCTCTGATATCTTCGATTCTTAACCCAGCTAACTTCAGATTATTTTCTACTGTTTTTCTCCTGAAACGAAAAATCTTATGCAGAAATTCATTGAAAAAATCAAGATTGCTTATTTCATACCGAGGCTTGTCTCTTTTTATTAATTCAACAAGACATGATTCAACTTTTGGTGCTGGAGAAAAAGAGTGGGGAGAAATTTTAAAATGAATCTTTGGGTTGAAATAAATTTGGAATAGAACTGAAATAGGGCAGTATTTTTTTGATCGATGTTTAGAGAGGATTTTTTCAGCAAATTCTTTTTGTAGAAGAAAAACTGCTCTTGAAATTAAATCTCTATACTTTATAACCCAGAACAGTATTTGAGAAGAGATAGAGAAAGGCAAATTCCCGACCACTGCGATCTCCCTTTTTACTTTATTGTCTTCAAAAAATTTTTTAAGGTCGATTTTTAATATATCCTGATTTATAACTTTCAAGTTCTTTAGTTTTCTTTTTTTTAATTCTGATGCTAAATGCAAATCGATTTCCACTGCATAAACAAAATTTGCCCTGTTAATTAGAGATTTAGTTAGAGAGCCCTTTCCAGGGCCTATTTCTAATAAAATTTCTTGCTCTTTAGGGTTTATAACAGAAGTAATTTTTTTTATTAGATTTTTATTAAATAAAAAATGCTGTCCAAGAATTTTTCTCTTAGATCTTCTCAACAATACCTCTTAAATAACATTATATAAGTTTTTGAAATTAAATACTAATGTCGTTACAGCTGGATATACCTGAGATTAAGATTGAATAAGTGTATATATGCCTTGAAAAGTAAACCCCGTTAGAAAGCTCGGTTGGGGATTTAAACCCCACTCTTGCCATATGTTTTTTACTCCGCCAAAGGGCGGGGCTTTCTTTCTAACTGGGTAAAATTCAACTTTGGAAGTAAACCCTGTTAGAATTTTAAAAGGGACCTTACATCATGCCAGTGTCAAAACCCACGCATTCTAACAGGGCAACAACACTAAAATATTGATTAAATTCTTTTAGGGAGGTAATTCGAGAGCTTGACAGGGGTTTTAAAAATCCTTATATTGTAAACAAAAAAATGAAATGGGAGATAAGGATCAGGAAGGAAGAATCGGAACGAAATACTTCGTCTATCCCGCTAATTGGGGAATATAGACGAACTATTTCATCTATGAACGAGATAGCGGAAATGTCCAAATAGTTAAGGATGGAATACGATGAAGGTGCGTGATATTATAAAACTGATTGAAGAGGATGGTTGGTATCTGGTTGTGACAAAAGGCAGTCATCGTCAATATAAGCATCCAGCGAAACCGGGGAGGGTAACAATTGCGGACCATCCCAGCGATGATTTATCGCCAGCTACCTTGAATAGTATCTTGAAACAGGCGAAATTAAAGGAGGTGAAGTAATATGCATCGTTTTCTTATCGTAATAGAGAAGGCAAACGGCAACTATTCTGCATACTCCCCGGACTTACCTGGTTGTGTTGCAACCGGTAAGACCCGTGAAGATGCGGAAAAAAATATGTATGAAGCTATTAAGTTGCATTTACAGGGATTATTGGAGGATAAATTTCCAATTCCAGAATCAACTTCCTTTGCAGAATATATAGCAATTGATGAAAGGCATTTGGGCACTTCCGCTAACAACAGCGTAAGCGCTCGGTCTTGAAAACCACTGGGGGAAGCGGCGACATTTATCCTTTGTCACAGGATTTGAAAGAGCGTCAAATCCTGCACCATCCCTTGCGGGACGGGCAACGCCGCTTACGCTTGAAGGTTATCTGCTCATTGCAGGTAAAGGAAAGGAAATTATGAAAGAAAGAACCATCCAATTTTTTGAGAGGGAAGACACACGATTGGTTGGAAGGACAGCTGAAAACCTTTTTCTTAGCCTTCTGAATCAACAGGGTATTTTTGCAGCTTCATTTGATGTCCAGGGGTTCGATGGCATAGCTTTTGATCATTTCCATAGGTACTTCAAAGTTGGGGAACCGCCATATTATTTTCAGATCAAATGCCGCGGGTCAAAAAGTCAGTCATACAATTCGCAGGGACACAAGCCAGAAAAAATTGAGAACATCAGGATAGTAGCTCAACAGTTCAATATCCAAGAAAAGTCAGTTTATTTCATAGTGGGCTTTTTCAAAAATAACGATATCAGGACACTGACTTTTTTCGGTGTTCCATTCGGGTCTCTACCAATTTTTAAGGTCGGAGACCAGTTTCGCTTCTCTGTGGATCGGTGCAAGGCAGCAACTAAATCTGATAAGTATAT
This is a stretch of genomic DNA from Acidobacteriota bacterium. It encodes these proteins:
- the ftcD gene encoding glutamate formimidoyltransferase; this translates as MNEIIEAIPNVSEAKRENVLNEIISSLREIENIVVLDVKPDKNHNRTVITIIGDRKGLYSTAKVLYKKALELIDLREHIGEHPRIGTVDVFPVVPIRNVSMEDCVAFSKELGKMVADEYKIPVYLYEESATKEERKDLPNIRKGEFEGLFEKIKDPNWYPDFGEPVVHPSAGATVIGARMPLIAYNINLGTSSVEIANKIARAIRHISGGLRYVRAMGVMLEDRNIAQVSINMINYQKTPLYRVMELVKAEASRYGVNVIGSEIVGLVPEEALFSVADFYLKLENFSFDQILERKIHKALEEKKT
- a CDS encoding cation diffusion facilitator family transporter produces the protein MFRKDPHKHVHTHGAIDPSVFTTQRGIWAIKWSFFGLLATALFQVIIVLLSGSVALLADMIHNFGDAATAIPLWIAFTLARWKPSKRFTYGYGRVEDLAGVAIVLIILFSAIVAGYESIDRLFHPRVVGYLWAVIIASVIGFLGNEAVAQFRIKVGKEIGSAALIADGYHARVDGLASLAVLFGAVGVWLGYSLADPIVGLLITAAIFRIVWESGKSVFTRLLDGVEPEVIDEIKHAVNHTPGVLDISEVRVRWLGHRLHAEVNIAVSPELSVEKGHEIATEAQHQLLHHLRYLSNATVHIDPMNASGEKHHRIAEHIHDDLQAHSH
- a CDS encoding Spy/CpxP family protein refolding chaperone, which translates into the protein MIKKVSLLLILLFFTAFLFSQEDVPQDDPPPKVGPKPLLRLGKWWKIEKIVKELNLTPEQVTSLDKIYTDSRVKLIDLRSSLEKARLELQSLSEKENFDEALKKIDQIHLIEANIHKTIFSMTFSMKKVLTPEQKAKLEELKLKVLEKRRLPRPRF
- a CDS encoding RNA polymerase sigma factor encodes the protein MNLNLDQLDSQKDEFLIYVAGKENNREAFEILMKRYYKKIFNYLNKILKDENEVEDIVQETFLKVYLNKKRFIPFNSFSSWLYRIATNQALKKIRKNKIQNLFMFKFIEKLKLSNYNQNSILNPYEYIHILKPKEKISIILTKYYGFSYEETSRMINASVGATKTYVFRGMEKLKKIIKQEEEKWKTKG
- a CDS encoding LUD domain-containing protein, whose amino-acid sequence is MLKKWRLKRRIKKILKNQNLQRALQNSLNHFYQGFLTSIEEYDFDSLKNQVKEIKEKSIENLDYLIEKFKQEVKKSGSKFYFAERSEDALKIVEKIAREKNAKLIVKSKSLVSEEIGLNHHLEKRGFKVIETDLGEWIIQLSNQKPTHFTAPALHMSKEDVAELFSRKFNKEFEPDIKKLVDFAKKELRKYFLEADMGISGANIGIAETGTVVIVSNEGNARLVTSLPPIHIVLISIEKIVSSIEEAAKILKVLTKTATGQKITSYVSFITGPSRTADIEKEITIGVHGPEEVHVILIDNGRKKIIDDTLWKKVLYCIKCGGCLTICPVYNSVSGLIFSGPIYPGGIGLALTSVINSHKETFPYLNLCSDCKKCEEFCPTGIPVPDMISELKNIRGSGVKEKIFMNYFKNNKFRESLLEFLSFAQIPWKKDDFIINSVLPSSKYKYFPSIKRDGIKLSIKENKRKKVLMFLGCLIRDFYPSIGISTFRIIEKMGFQPITSEELVCCGAPALHLGDKKSLYYMAKKNFEVFRKISPEFIVTLCPTGNGILKYEYKKIIEENIHAFSEIIYDFSVFLEKFNFIPKTITENEKIYFHHPCHSLNFIHVKEEPRNLLKKAEYDVIEENEPYTCCGFSGAFSFLYPDISESIWNKKKNSILKSNVNKVVTTCPGCIFQLKGGLKKEGLPIDVFHLAETLKI
- a CDS encoding DNA translocase FtsK — translated: MKIKIKKEDTSKNSSLISEITGIVLIAISLIIFFSLISYNPDDPSWETSFSKNEKTKNFIGIFGAYLSSLFFQIFGIASFFFPFAIFYAGILVFVEKSYKLLKKSISFSIFVVSICSLLYMTQRELNWWGKPIHSGGFLGNFISEIFVDWLNYTGAIILFSSLALISIILLTKFSFRTFLSILLNILYFPLKYIYQFFKFFFSKLKRKKKRIEKKEKISEELSNFLKEKIAPNKIKKVKEEIPEESLLFPSIKEQEYTFPPLSLLDAPVHAEEINQKELKEKKKIIEEKLKEFYIEGSVLEMHPGPVITTYEYTPDAGIKISQIFSRTEDLSLALKAESILIERIPGKSAIGIEVPNDKREKIFLREIIGSEEFQKSPSKLSIALGKMVRGEIFITDLSVMPHLLIAGATGSGKSMTLNCIITSILYKASPDEVKFVLIDPKRLEFGIYNEIPHLLAPSVTEPKQAINVLKWTIKEMNERNKKLASLHARNIEQYNLKVEQLLAEKNDNSDTYDSIKTLPYIVIIVDELADLMTGKESLEVENAITSLSQMARAVGIHLILSTQRPSTDIITGTIKNNLPSRVALRVPSKIDSRVIIDSMGAEKLLGNGDMLFMPPTSSRLIRIHGAYISEAETFRLVNFLKSQKKPKYDTSILKEHKKDELQVDESLREKDELYYEALELIIKHRIASASFLQRKLRLGFARAARIIDIMEEEGIVGPGEGSKPREVLVDYNYLLKIKKEREQW
- the rsmA gene encoding 16S rRNA (adenine(1518)-N(6)/adenine(1519)-N(6))-dimethyltransferase RsmA, encoding MRRSKRKILGQHFLFNKNLIKKITSVINPKEQEILLEIGPGKGSLTKSLINRANFVYAVEIDLHLASELKKRKLKNLKVINQDILKIDLKKFFEDNKVKREIAVVGNLPFSISSQILFWVIKYRDLISRAVFLLQKEFAEKILSKHRSKKYCPISVLFQIYFNPKIHFKISPHSFSPAPKVESCLVELIKRDKPRYEISNLDFFNEFLHKIFRFRRKTVENNLKLAGLRIEDIRDTLKKSKIERQERAEELPMDKIYALWKNSKKLFDLNSSL
- a CDS encoding type II toxin-antitoxin system HicA family toxin — protein: MKVRDIIKLIEEDGWYLVVTKGSHRQYKHPAKPGRVTIADHPSDDLSPATLNSILKQAKLKEVK
- a CDS encoding type II toxin-antitoxin system HicB family antitoxin, which encodes MHRFLIVIEKANGNYSAYSPDLPGCVATGKTREDAEKNMYEAIKLHLQGLLEDKFPIPESTSFAEYIAIDERHLGTSANNSVSARS